One genomic region from Thunnus maccoyii chromosome 16, fThuMac1.1, whole genome shotgun sequence encodes:
- the LOC121880945 gene encoding 5'-3' exonuclease PLD4 — protein sequence MTSTYRSLHDSYVSNKGRSTSCVTLAVVLGCLTVLGILLAIAVLKRPPAPKDHETLPGDAGGDNFTTDQCSMTLVESIPQHMKYKANVTLGIPLEEVWKDLISMATDQVEVSSFYWTLTGEDINVNSSSDIPGRDILEQLETLPSRNVSVRVVISVPTVRTNSTDLEILKQKGVQVRAVDFGRLAKGVLHSKFWIVDRKHVFIGSPNMDWRALTQVKELGVVIYNCSSLATDLHKIFQSYWVMGKSNSSLPQPWPPEYDTAINKDHPLLVKADNVSSRLYLAGSPPSFCPQSRTQDLEAILSIISEAQHFVDVAVMEYFPTTRFEKPQRYWPIIDDAIRTAAFERRVKIRMLISCGRDSDPAMLPFLQSLASMDSPQQHINIQIKLYIVPVGNQSDIPYSRVNHNKYMVTDKEAYIGTSNWSGDYFLTTAGVGLVISQRAPHPVWKTEALQSQLRAVFDRDWHSEFAVHLDDLGDNPDCSLSRR from the exons ATGACCTCTACGTATAGAAGTCTTCATGACAGTTATGTCTCAAACAAAGGG AGGTCGACCAGCTGTGTGACATTAGCTGTGGTTTTGGGCTGTCTGACGGTCCTGGGGATCCTGCTTGCCATCGCTGTGCTGAAGAGACCACCGGCCCCCAAAGATCATGAAACACTCCCCGGCGACGCTGGTGGGGACAATTTCACTACAGACCAGTGCAG TATGACCCTCGTGGAGAGCATTCCTCAACATATGAAATATAAAGCCAATGTAACGCTTGGGATCCCTTTGGAAGAAGTCTGGAAAGACCTTATCTCCATGGCAACGGACCAAGTGGAAGTGTCCTCTTTCTACTGGACTTTAACTGGGGAAGACATCAACGTTAACTCTTCCTCTGACATACCt GGAAGGGATATCTTGGAGCAACTTGAAACATTGCCCTCCAGGAACGTCTCTGTCCGAGTGGTTATCAGTGTTCCCACCGTGAGAACAAACTCCACCGATTTAGAGATCTTAAAACAGAAAG GAGTTCAGGTGAGGGCGGTGGACTTTGGGCGCCTGGCAAAGGGTGTCCTTCACAGCAAGTTCTGGATCgttgacagaaaacatgtgTTTATTGGCAGCCCCAACATGGACTGGAGGGCTCTCACACAG GTGAAAGAACTGGGAGTGGTCATCTACAACTGCTCCAGTCTGGCAACGGACCTGCATAAGATCTTTCAGTCTTACTGGGTGATGGGAAAGTCCAATAGTTCCCTGCCACAGCCCTGGCCTCCAGAGTACGACACTGCCATCAACAAAGATCACCCCCTGCTGGTGAAAGCTGATAATGTCTCCAGCAGACTCTACCTCGCA GGTTCTCCACCATCATTCTGTCCTCAATCGAGGACTCAGGACCTGGAGGCGATTCTCTCCATCATCTCAGAGGCTCAACACTTTGTTGATGTAGCCGTCATGGAATATTTCCCCACCACACGCTTTGAAAAGCCTCAGAG ATACTGGCCGATCATCGACGATGCCATCAGGACAGCTGCATTCGAGAGGAGGGTGAAGATCCGGATGCTTATCAGCTGCGGCCGGGACTCTGATCCAGCAATGCTGCCCTTCCTTCAGTCCCTGGCCTCGATGGACAGCCCTCAGCAGCATATCAACATTCAAATA AAATTGTACATAGTGCCTGTGGGAAACCAGTCTGATATTCCATATAGCCGAGTCAACCACAATAAATACATGGTGACTGATAAAGAAGCCTACATTG GTACCTCCAACTGGTCTGGGGACTACTTTCTGACTACAGCTGGAGTCGGTCTGGTGATTTCCCAGCGTGCTCCACACCCTGTTTGGAAGACTGAGGCCCTACAGAGCCAGCTCAGGGCGGTGTTTGACCGGGACTGGCACTCTGAGTTTGCAGTGCACCTTGATGACCTGGGTGACAACCCAGACTGTTCACTATCAAGACGATAG
- the srp14 gene encoding signal recognition particle 14 kDa protein codes for MVLLENDSFLTELTRLFQKCRTSGSVVITLKKYDGRTKPVPRKGHSESFEPADNKCLIRASDGKKKISTVVSTKEVIKFQMAYSNLLRAHMDGLKKKDKKSKSKKTKATQ; via the exons ATGGTGCTGCTTGAAAACGATTCG TTCCTCACAGAGCTCACACGGCTGTTCCAGAAGTGCAGAACCTCTGGCAGTGTTGTCATCACACTAAAGAAAT ATGACGGGAGGACCAAGCCAGTGCCCAGAAAGGGCCACTCAGAGTCATTTGAGCCAGCAGACAACAAATGTCTCATCAGAGCGTCTGATGGCAAGAAGAAAATTAGCACAGTG GTCAGCACCAAAGAAGTAATCAAGTTTCAGATG GCATATTCCAACCTCCTTAGAGCCCACATGGACGGACTTAAGAAGAAAGAtaagaaaagcaaaagcaagAAAACCAAAGCCACCCAATGA